The Ziziphus jujuba cultivar Dongzao chromosome 7, ASM3175591v1 genome includes a region encoding these proteins:
- the LOC107410836 gene encoding probable glycosyltransferase At5g03795: MKPPNKPSSSSSSYMWPSYSFMVLLLVLPLLLISILVFTLGEARYLSWPPWKADKLLGYTDAPLVLSTKRPSELLVAAQSPLTSSKPNETVLDLPQVGEKQEMIKNNETSITSTNVTKRHSRLEQLEASLARARSSIRQAAQVRNLTSTDDDPDYVPQGPIYRNANAFHRSYLEMEKLFKIYVYEEGDPPMFHDGPCKSIYSTEGRFIHEMEKGNKYRTQNPDEALIYFLPFSVVKMVQYLYVPDTRDRSAMKRAVTDYINIISDKHPFWNRSLGADHFMLSCHDWGPVTSSYVPHLFNKSIRVLCNANTSEGFNPSKDVSFPEIHLRTGEIKGLIGGFSPSRRPILAFFAGRLHGHIRYLLLEQWKGKDQDVQVYDQLPKGVSYDLMLKKSKFCLCPSGYEVASPRVVEAIYAECVPVLISDSYVPPFSDVLNWKSFSVQVQVKDIPNIKRILTGISQSQYLRMQRRVKQVQKHFVANGPPTRFDVFHMIVHSIWLRRLNVRIED; the protein is encoded by the exons ATGAAGCCTCCTAATAAAccatcctcttcttcttcttcatacaTGTGGCCTTCTTATTCCTTTATGGTTCTGTTGCTTGTATTGCCTCTGCTTCTGATCTCAATACTTGTTTTTACACTCGGTGAAGCACGATATTTGTCATGGCCACCATGGAAAGCCGACAAACTTCTGGGTTACACTGATGCTCCGCTAGTTTTGTCTACCAAAAGGCCTTCTGAATTACTTGTAGCAGCACAATCTCCATTAACTTCTTCAAAACCCAACGAAACAGTTCTTGATCTCCCTCAAGTT GGTGAGAAACAAGAGATGATAAAGAATAATGAAACTTCTATCACTTCAACAAATGTTACAAAGAGACATAGCAGGTTAGAGCAACTAGAAGCAAGTTTAGCTAGAGCCCGATCCTCCATTAGACAAGCTGCTCAAGTTCGAAATCTAACATCGACTGATGATGACCCCGACTATGTTCCCCAAGGCCCAATATACAGGAATGCAAATGCTTTCcacag GAGTTACTTGGAGATGGAAAAGCTTTTCAAGATATATGTGTACGAAGAAGGAGATCCTCCAATGTTTCATGATGGACCGTGTAAAAGCATATATTCAACAGAGGGAAGGTTCATCCATGAGATGGAAAAGGGAAACAAATACCGAACCCAAAATCCCGATGAGGCCCTTATTTATTTCCTACCATTTAGTGTGGTCAAGATGGTGCAGTACCTCTACGTGCCAGATACCCGTGATAGATCAGCCATGAAGCGTGCTGTTACCGACTATATCAATATCATTTCTGATAAACATCCCTTTTGGAATCGAAGCCTTGGTGCCGATCATTTTATGCTTTCTTGCCATGATTGG GGGCCTGTCACATCTTCTTATGTCCCACACTTGTTCAACAAGTCCATTAGAGTTCTGTGCAATGCAAATACTTCAGAAGGATTTAATCCATCTAAAGATGTCTCATTCCCAGAAATCCACCTTCGAACAGGGGAAATCAAAGGACTAATTGGGGGTTTTTCGCCATCACGCAGACCAATTCTTGCTTTCTTTGCAGGCCGTCTACATGGCCATATAAGGTACCTCCTTCTAGAGCAATGGAAAGGAAAAGACCAAGATGTGCAAGTTTATGATCAACTTCCAAAGGGAGTCTCTTACGACTTGATGCTGAAGAAGAGCAAATTTTGCTTGTGTCCCAGTGGCTATGAAGTGGCAAGCCCCAGAGTTGTGGAAGCCATATATGCAGAATGTGTTCCGGTATTGATTTCGGATAGTTATGTACCACCTTTCAGCGATGTTCTCAATTGGAAGTCATTTTCTGTACAGGTGCAGGTGAAGGATATACCAAATATCAAAAGAATACTAACGGGAATATCTCAAAGTCAATATTTGAGAATGCAGAGAAGAGTTAAGCAAGTGCAGAAGCATTTTGTAGCAAATGGACCACCAACGAGATTCGATGTTTTCCATATGATTGTTCACTCTATTTGGCTCAGGAGGTTGAATGTACGGATAGAGGATTAG